In Gammaproteobacteria bacterium, the genomic stretch TACCCACCACGCCGGCCGCCCGCATCTTCGCGGTTTTCGTGATTATATTCGGCTCCATGATGATGTCCCTGGTGACGGCGAGCCTGACGGCCATGTTTGTGGAAAAGGAGGAACATCAAATCGAACTCAAACTGCATCACGACATCAAGGAATTACGCCGGGAACTGGAACAGCTCCGCGCGGAGCTGCAGAAACACAATCCTCGAGGCGCCCTTCTTGCCAAACGATCGCCCGGGGAAGGTGCGACCTGATCCTGATACATCCCCGTCAACCCGTCGTTTTCTTAATTATTTATCGGGTGCTTGCGATCTCCGTTTCGTTTGATCCGGATCAATACAACTTCAAGGATATGGGCCAGAATGTCATTTATCAGCAATGCGGCAGTTATATGTTTCAACGGTTTTAATTAAAGAGGAGACGGCTTATGACCAAGTTAACCCGATGGGACCCCTTTGATCTCTCCGGCCTGCACATGTTCGATGACCGGTTCGAGGATTGGATGCGCCGCATGTTCCACCCGCTGCGTGCGCGTGGAGCAGAGGAGGCGCTGGACATCGCCATCGATGTCACGGAAAAAAACAACGCCTATCTGATAAAGGCCTCGATTCCGGGCGCAAGGAAAGAGGACATCAACGTTGCAGTGGACGGCAATCTGGTGTCGATCAGCGCCGAGGTGAAGAAGGAAAAGGAAGAGAAGGAAGGCGAGAAGGTGTTGCGCCGCGAGTGCTGCTACGGCGGCATGCAGCGCAGCTTTACGTTGCCGGGAGATGTCGAGCAGGGCAAGGTGGACGCGAAGTACGTGAATGGCGTGCTGGAGCTGACCCTGCCCAAAAAGGCCGGGGGTACGGCCAGGAAGATAGAAATTCAATGATGGCCGCGTCAGCAGGGTCTCTCCCCCTCCCCGATTCCCGCTGACTTTATTGTTAAGGCCGTGCCAGCAGGGGCCCTCCTTCCCCTGTTGGCCTTGTTTTCGAAGGGGGAGTGATGGCCGCATTTTGTGTTCTTCCGTCAGTGCGTTCCCCTCCATAACTCCTTTCGCGCGACGGCCTCCCGCCGCGGCGTCTGTAACAAA encodes the following:
- a CDS encoding Hsp20/alpha crystallin family protein, producing MTKLTRWDPFDLSGLHMFDDRFEDWMRRMFHPLRARGAEEALDIAIDVTEKNNAYLIKASIPGARKEDINVAVDGNLVSISAEVKKEKEEKEGEKVLRRECCYGGMQRSFTLPGDVEQGKVDAKYVNGVLELTLPKKAGGTARKIEIQ